CGAACTCGCGGTCCTCCGCGAGGTGCGGGAGGATGCGCTTGACGACAAGCTCTTTCTGGAAGCCCTCGATTCCGGTCTGACGCGCAAGCCAGACTTCGGCCATGCCGCCCGTGGCGAGCTTCTTGAGGAGCTGGTATTTCCCGAATGCTTGAGGGTTCATCCCGGGGACTCCCCGGGGGGAGCGGGCTCAGTGGAAGGTGACAGGGCAGCGCATCTTAGGGGACGGCGGCCCATGAGGCAAAGGCGCAGGACCTCCTCGTTGGGGTGGGTCGTCATGACCTGCCTGCTGGCCCTGCATGCCGCCGCGGCCCCGGCACCGGATCAGATAAAGGTCGAGCGGCGCGGGGACCTGCTCTCCCTGTCCTGGCGGGACGCGGAGGACCAGCTCCAGGGCGTCCTCACCCCCGCGGTCCCCCGCCCCGGTGAGCCCCTCCGGCTGACGCTGTCGGTGGGAAACCTCCAGGGCCCGCCCTTCCAGGGCGCCGTCACGGTCGCGTTCTCCCGGCAGGGCGTGCCCGGCCAGGTGACGCGCACCCTGACGCGGGACGCCGTGGGCTGGAGCACGGAGTTCGTCCCCGACGAGGCCGGCGCGTGGGACGTGGACGTGCGCTTCCTCACCACCCGCCCCAAGGCGGCCCACGCGCGGTTCACCGTGAGCGAGCCTCCGGTTCCACCCTGGGTCTGGCGCGTCCTGCTGGCGCTGGCCGGGGGGCTGCTGCTGGTGCGGGTGCTGTACGCCGTCACGCGGCGCGGCGTGACGCCCGAGCACCCCATCCCTCCCCTCCCCCAGGCCGCGAACCCGGAAGCCACGCCCGTGGAGCCGGGGGCCGCGCCGCCGGTGGATCCGCCCGCGCAGGCCACGCCGCCGGAGCCCGGCCCCGCCGCGCCGCCGGAGCCTGGCACCACCGCGCCCGCGGGGCCCGCCGCGCCGCCAGTCGATCCGCCGGCTGATCGGTAAGACCGCCCTTCTTACAGCCCGCTGTTGCAGGCCCTACAGGCCCCGGGAGGGAAAAAACCTTCCCAGGGTGGGTCTCGTCACGTCCACGTCACGGGTCATCCGCCCCGCGAGCCCCTTCCGGATGTCCGGCAGTGCACGTCCCTGCCCTGGGCACCAGGGTTGCACGGGAGAGCAGGCAGCAGGTCGGATGGCGTGGGCATTTCCGGGGCGGGGAGACATCGGGCATGGGCGGGAGGGGGCTGGAGGAGAAGGGGTGGCGGCGGGGGCTGCTCGTCGCGGCCCTCCTGGGCCTGCCGGCGGTCGCGGGCGCGGCGCCGGAACCGGACGAGGACGCGGCGGCGGAAGCGGAGCAGCCGCTCGAGGTCTCCGGAGACGACGACGCGCTGGACGGCGCGGTGGCGCAGGCGATGCCGGGCGGTTCGCAGGGGCCCGTCATGGGCGCGCCGGAGCAGGTGACGGAGCCGGGCGCGCCGGTGCCGGACGCGGCGGTGCCGGGCAAGAAGAAGAAGAAGGACACCGGGCCCAAGGCGGACACGCTGGGCGAGGCGCCGGACGAAGCGGACAAGGTGGACGACAAGGGCGGGCCCCAGCAGCGCATCCGGGTGTTCGGCCGCGTGTTCGCGCGCGCCGCCGCCGATGAGCGGCAGAAGTACGAGCGCGACCTGGGCATCGAGTCCGCGCGCGTGGGCGTGGCCGCGTCGCTGTCCAACCTGGAAGCGGAGGTGAGCGCGGACCTCGCCTCCAAGGCGATTCTCAAGGACGCCTTCGTGCGGCTGGCGGACGACGACAAGCGCCTGCGGTTGTACGCGGGCCGCTTCAAGTCGCCCTTCCTCCAGCGCTCGCAGGAGTCGGCGTGGCGGCTGCCCATCCAGGAGCGCGGGCTCGTGGAGGACTACCTCACGGAGACGAACTCGCTGGGCGGCCGGCGCCTGGGCCTGATGGGTGAGATGCGGCTCAAGGAGGCATGGGGCCTGAAGCTGTCCGCGGGCCTCTTCGAGGGCGGCGAGGACGCGAGCGGGAAGCGGCTGAGCGAGGACGGTTCCGCGCGCCTGAGCATCCGCCCGTTCAAGTTCCTCACGCTGGGCACGAGCACGTACCTCACGCAGGTCATCGACGGGACGAAGCAGTACGCGACGGCGGCGGACGCGGAGCTGACGCTCTGGGGGCTGACGTTGACGGGCGAGGCGGCGGCGGGCCGGCTGGCGTTGGGGCCGTTCCGCTCGCAGTCGGTGCTGGCCTATTGGACGGTGCCGGTGGGCCATGAGGGCTGGGCGGTGCAGCCGGTGGTGGGCGCGGAGGCGCTGCAATTGCAGGGCGGTATCCAGGCGCAGGGGCATTCGGTGACGGGGGGCTTCAACGTGTTGCTGGCGGATTCCTTCAAGGCGCAGGTCCAGGCGGAGCGTGCGCTCCGGCCGGGAGACGTGGCGCCCGCGCTCGAGCTGTCGTTGCAGCTCGCCACCCGCTTCCGGTGAGGAGACTGGAGATGATCTCGTTCGCTGAAGGCGAAGTGACGAAGCTGCGTCGTGAATTCAAGCGCGTGCTGGACGCCTCCGAGGCCAAGGCGGTGTGCACGCGGCTGTCGCAGGAGCTGGGCGGGGTGCTGCCGCCGCCCACGCGCATCGTGTCGGTGTACTTCGACAAGCCGGGCCATCCCCTGACGGAGCGCGCGCTGCGCACGCCGGAGGACTGCCTCAAGGTGAGGACGAAGGAGTACTCGCCGGACGTGGGCGCGGCGGGCCGCGAGCGCGTGGTGCTGGAGGTGAAGCGCGAGCGCAACGGCCTCACGCAGAAGCGGCGCGTGTGGGTGCCGCGCGCGGAGCTGGGCCGGGCCATCCGCGGGGGCGTGAGCCTGCTGCCGCTCATCGCGGGGGGCAGCCTGTCGCCGGTGCTGGCGGTGACGTACCGGCGGCACGTGTACCAGGTGTCGCAGGAGTGGCGGGTGACGGTGGACCGGGACATCGGCTTCCACGCCGTGTCGCCGGAGCTGGCCCTGTCGCCGGTGGCGCTGACGGTGGAGCGGCTGGGGATGCCCGCGTGGGAGGACTCGCGGGTGGTGTTGGAGGTGAAGCACCTCGGGGCGGAGCTGCCCGAGTGGCTGTCGGCCCTCAATCCGGGGGGCCCGGCGGCGTACAGCAAGTTCGCGGAAGGCATGGCGCGGGTGCATGCCTTCGCTTCAGGTGGCGTTGGGGTCGTAGGGGGTTAGGGCACCGTGTTCATCGATTTCGAAGGCATTGACGGCAGCGGCAAGACGACGCTGTCCAACCTGCTCGCGTCCCGGCTGAAGCGGCTGGGCTACAAGGTCGCGCACGCGCGTGAAGGCGGCGAATTGCAGTCGCCCACCGCCCGGCGCATCCGCGAGCTCACGCGCGACGCGCGGCTCCTGGAGATGGGGCCTCGCGCCGAGTTCTTCCTGAACCTGGCCCGCGACGCGCAGCAACTGGAAGAGGTCATCGCGCCCTCGCTCAAGCGCGGCGAGGTGTGCATCACCGACCGCTACCTCTACTCGCAGCTCGCGCTGACGGGCGGAGGGCGGGGCCTGAAGGAGGAGCAGCTCCTGCCCTCCTGCGAGCTGGCGTCGCAGGGGCTGTGGCCGGACCTGGTCATCCTGGTGGACGTGGACCCGGACCTGGCGCGGCTGCGCAAGCGGCTGGGCAAGGTGCAGAGCGGCAAGGTGAACGACACCGACAGCCGCAAGGGCCTGGTGGGCGCGGGGCTGGCGGTGCGCGTGCGCGAGGCGTTCCTCGCCCAGGCCCGCAGGGACCCGGCGCGGTGGATCATCCTGGAGAACAATGATCAGCCGCTGCGCGTGCTGGAGCAGCGCCTGGTGGAGGCCGTGGTCGCGCGGCTGGAAGGCCGTGAGCAGCCGGTGCAGCGGCTGGTCCCCGCCCCCACCCCGCCGCCGCCGGGCGTGGCGTCCGTGGACGACGTGGAGGAGCGCTTCTTCCACGCGGTGGACGGGCTGGAGGCACGCGAGCCGCAGCTGGCCGCGTGGCTGCTCAACGGCATCCCGGGCCTGCCCGCGCACCAGCGCCGGGTGGCGTACGCGGAGCGGCTGCCGGGGCTCGTGGCCCGCAGCCTGACGGGGCTGGATGACGACACGGCGTGGACGCTGCGCGACGTGCTGTCGGCGAGCGTGCCGGTGGACGTGGCGGAGGGCCTGGGGTTCGTGACGTCCCCGCGCTCGCACGCGCTGCGGCAGCGGCTGTACGCGCAGGCGCCGGCGGCGGTGCTGGAGGGACTCAAGCGCCAGGACTCGCCGGAGGCGTGGGCGCTGCGCGAGCGCGGCATGAAGGACGGCCACCTGTCGGCGGTGCTGCTGGGCCTGGCCGGCGTGGACGGCGAGGAGTCCTGGGTGGTGCGCGAGGCGGGCATGCAGCGCAAGCTGTACTCGGAGGTGGCGCGCAGCCTGGGCGGCCTGGCCACGGAGCGCGCGGACGCGCTGCGCGAGGCGCTGATTCCGCACGACCGGCTGGCGGTGCTCAAGAGCACCACGGGTTTGGAGACGCCGGTGGCGGTGGGGCTGCGCGAGCAGTTGGAGAAGGGCGCGCTGAAGCTGGTGCTGCGCTCGCTGACCGGCGTGGATACGCCGCGCGCCTGGGCGATGCGTGAGCGGGGCGCGCAGCTCACCAAGGAGGCGCTGGACTCCGTGGACGGGATGGATTCGCCGCGCGCGTGGAAGCTGCGGGCCTCCGCGGCGCGCCGGTGGCCGGCGACGGTGGTGTCGTCGATGAAGGGGTTGCCGCTGGTGGCGGAGACGCGGGCGCTGCTGGATCGCATCCTGGAGGAGCAGGCCGGGAAGATGCCGGTGCTGCGCAACGCGTACGCGGTGGTGGCGCAGGCCCGTGCGCTGGAGCAGGCGCAGCGGCCGGTGCGGTCCCTGGTGGAGACGCTCGGGGTGGACGCCGGGCGGCAGGAGGCATGACGCCCATGGAAGGTCCATTCGGTGCGCTGTTCCAGGACGTGGAGCAGGAGCTTGCGTCGCTGTCGATGGGGGCCATCCTCCCCCGGCTGGTGGCGTCGGCGCTGATTGGCGCGCTGCTGTCGTCGCGTCCCTGGCGGCTGGTGCTGGGCAAGCCGCTGCCGAAGGTGGAGATGGTGCAGGCGCAGATCCTCCTCTGCGCGGCGGCGGCGGTGATCACCGCGGTGATTGGCAACAGCGTGGCGAAGGCGTTCGGGCTGGTGGGCCTGGGCGGGTTCGTGCGGTTCCGGTCCGGGCTGAAGGACCCACGTGACGCGGCCATCCTGTTCCTGGTGATTGGCCTGGGCATGGCGTGCGGCCACGGCAACCTTGTGCTGGCGTTCGTGGGCACGGGGTTCGTGGCGGTGCTGCTCTTCGTGCTGGACCTGTTCGAGAAGAAGGCCGTGGCGGCGAAGGAGCCGAAGCAGCGGCTGCTGGTGTCCGCGCAGGCGGACGACCTGGTGCGCGCGGAGGCCACGCTGAGGACGGCGCTGGGCGAGCGCAACGTGCTGGTGAAGAGCTGCGCGTTGGACTTCTCCGCGCGGCGCGTGGAGCTGGAAGTGGAGGAGCCGGAGCCTGGAAGCCTGGCGGCGGCGTTGGGACGGACGGAAGGGGCGCCCTTGCGGGGGCTGCGGTGGACGGCGGTGAGCGCGAAGGGCGCGCGGGAGGAGATGGTATGAAGTTCAGGAAGCTGGCGGTGCTGTTCGCGGCGTGTGGGGCGTTGGCCGCCTGTGGTGGCGGGGGCAGCCTGCCCACGGGGAATGATCCGGGCTCGTCCACGACGAACCCGGACGGCACGGTGGACCTCCCGGGCAACCCGGTGGACCCGAACACGGGCGGCGGCACGAAGCCGGATCAGCAGGCGGAGGTGACGACGCTCTGGCCGCTGACGACGGGCTCCCGGTGGACCTACCGCATCACCGACCCAGCGGACGGGGTGTTCAACAAGGTGGTGACGGTGCAAGGCCCGGAGACGGTGCCCGGCACGACCATGACGGCGGTCAAGGTGCACAGCCAGCAGGACCGCACGCAGGCGGGCACGGTCTACGAGGAGAACTCCTGGCAACTGGAGCTGACGACCGGCGTGGTGGTGCGTCTGCGTGAGGAGGACATCCTGGACGGCGTGGCCTCGAAGGCGACGACCTGGTCCCCGGCGATGATGAAGTCCCTGGCGACGACGCCGGCCTCCATCCCCTGGGAGCGCCAGGACAAGGTGCGGGAGCTGATCACCTACGCGGCGGGCGGGACGGAGGGGAAGGACCCGACCTATGTCTGGAAGGTCCTGGAGAAGGACGTGACGGTGACGACGCCCGCGGGCACGTTCACGAATGCCATCAAGGTCCAGCGCGACAAGCTGAACAAGAGCGGCGAGGTGAAGGAGGAGAAGCAGCGTCTGTACTGGCTCGTTCCTGGTGTGGGCAAGGTCCGCGAGGACGGGGAACGCCTGGAGGAGCTGGTGTCCTACGACGTGAAGAAGCCGTAGGCCGCTGATTCATCTGGATGGGATTGAGGCCCGGGTTGGCGCGAGGGATGCGCTGGCCTGGGCTTTCGAATGCTGCTCACTCGTCATCAGGCCTTCCCCAGTCCCGTACGGAATACCGGAGATTGGCGCCAGAAAAATCAGCGCCCAAAAAATCAACGCGCTGGAGATTGGCTCGACTTAAATCAACAGCGTCCAGTTTAGCTCCCCTCAACGAAGCCCCTTCCAGATCAATAGACGACATATCAGATCGGGAAAACACCCCGCCTTCCAGACAAGCGCCACGTGCATTCACGCCATGAAAAACAGCAGCCGTGGCAACCACCCCCATCAATGACGCAGCAAAAAGCCTTCCACCACCCAATCGGACTCCAACAATCAAGGTTCCATCCAGAACGGCATGATCCAACCAGACTCCGGTCAAATCGACGCCACTGAGATTTTTCCCAACAATGCGCACCCCTCTCATATCAAGCCCATAGGGAACCAAATCAGCCCCAGGCATGGAGCGGACAATATCAACCCACTTCCAATCCCTCGCCACCAACGAGGCGACAATTCCATCCAAACAAGCAGCCCCCAACGGGCTTGCCCAGCGTTCAATTAGCGCTGACCTATCCATTCCTGCTCCCGCATTTAACCTTCAGCCGATCCAGCGGCGTCAGGCCAATTCGAAATGCTTCGAGCACCAGCCGTGGATCCGCAGCGAGTCCCCCTGGAGGACCACGCCCGGAAAGCTCCGGCCCGGCATCCGGACCACTGCCGCGTTCGACTGCCTCGACAGGACTTTGACCCGGTCATCTTCCATCAAGTGACCTCCGGCCGCCATTCACGCTTGGACGTTCGCGGAGCTGCCGTTCGCCAGCTTGGAGGGAATCGATCTGAGCCTATCCGACGAAACGCTCCAGGCTCCGTCCCCGAGCATTCCGATCGCGCAATGACACGGATGCGCGCTTCACCACTCGATCAGAGGCCAGTCGCCATCGGCCGTTCGTCTCGCGAGGGTCGCAACCACGGCCGGATCATCTGGTGACGCGCGCCGGTCCGTCTTCAGCAGCCCCGAGTGACTCCAGCGCCGCTCCACGACACAGAGGCCGTAGAGGTAGACACGATCCTCAATCATCGTCCCGTCAGCGAGCCAGGCGCGTGAGGTCCCGTGCCAACAGTTGCGCCAGTAGAAGACCTCCTCCGCGAGCAGTCCGGACTCATGCCAGGTGCGGTCAGGGCCTTGCCGCAGGCCATCCACATAGAAGGTTTCGGAACAGAGCAGGCCCGAGGCGCGTTCTTCGAAGAGGGCCCCCGTGAAGGGCTTGCCTTGGAAGAAGGCCTGTTCGGCCTCCCACGTGGTCACATCGTAGGTCAGTCGCATCGGGCACGGTCGGGGTCGACGCGCCGACGCTCAGGCCCGCGCGGCGTCGTCGTACGACACGCGCAGTCCTTCGTGCGTCACGGTGATGAATGGGCGGCCCATCCAGCCGCAGTGCGTACAGACCGCGTTCGGACCGGTCGCCGTCACGCGCACCGGCAGGTCCGACTCGCACACGGGGCAGCCCTCGGGGATCTTGTACTCACGGGTCTGGGAGTGGACTTCGGTCATGTCTTCAGGGGTAACGCAGCCCCCGGACTTCGCAAGGCGGCGCCCTCTACGCCCCTGAGCTGAAACAGGCAATACACGCCCTTCTGTCTGCCTTTCAGCCACAACCAGCGCCCGCCCGCCTGCCTACCCCCGAGCGCCTGATTTTCGGATGAACGTTGAGCCATGAACCGTTGCGCCCCGGTCCCGAATGTCTCGGGCCGGAGGATTCATGGACCGGACGAAGTCTCTTTCGCTCGCTGCCCTGGCTGCCCTGTTCGTCGGGGGCTTTGCCTCGGGTGACGCGCTCGCCCTGCCGCGTGATCCCTACCTTCAGAAGGTGGGCCCCGACACCGCCACCGTGGCGTTCCGGCTCGCTTCGAACTGCTCCAGCGCCCAGGTGCGCTACGGCGTCGGAAACACCACCCAGGCAGCCCGGTCCACCGCCACCGCGAAGATCCACGCCGTGGTCCTCACCGGCCTGTCCCCCGGCACCTCCTATACGTACTCCGTGGACGCTTGCGGTGAGACGACCCCGGCGAAGACGTTCAGCACCGCCCCCGTGCCCGGCACGCGGCGCGTGCACTTCGCCGCCGTGGGCGACTTCGGCACCGGCGGCAGCGACCAGAAGAAGGTCGCCGCCTCCATGCTCACCAACAAGCCGGAGCTCTTCGTCGC
This genomic stretch from Corallococcus caeni harbors:
- a CDS encoding DUF4956 domain-containing protein produces the protein MEGPFGALFQDVEQELASLSMGAILPRLVASALIGALLSSRPWRLVLGKPLPKVEMVQAQILLCAAAAVITAVIGNSVAKAFGLVGLGGFVRFRSGLKDPRDAAILFLVIGLGMACGHGNLVLAFVGTGFVAVLLFVLDLFEKKAVAAKEPKQRLLVSAQADDLVRAEATLRTALGERNVLVKSCALDFSARRVELEVEEPEPGSLAAALGRTEGAPLRGLRWTAVSAKGAREEMV
- a CDS encoding DUF6959 family protein yields the protein MAAGGHLMEDDRVKVLSRQSNAAVVRMPGRSFPGVVLQGDSLRIHGWCSKHFELA
- a CDS encoding VTC domain-containing protein; its protein translation is MISFAEGEVTKLRREFKRVLDASEAKAVCTRLSQELGGVLPPPTRIVSVYFDKPGHPLTERALRTPEDCLKVRTKEYSPDVGAAGRERVVLEVKRERNGLTQKRRVWVPRAELGRAIRGGVSLLPLIAGGSLSPVLAVTYRRHVYQVSQEWRVTVDRDIGFHAVSPELALSPVALTVERLGMPAWEDSRVVLEVKHLGAELPEWLSALNPGGPAAYSKFAEGMARVHAFASGGVGVVGG
- the tmk gene encoding dTMP kinase — its product is MFIDFEGIDGSGKTTLSNLLASRLKRLGYKVAHAREGGELQSPTARRIRELTRDARLLEMGPRAEFFLNLARDAQQLEEVIAPSLKRGEVCITDRYLYSQLALTGGGRGLKEEQLLPSCELASQGLWPDLVILVDVDPDLARLRKRLGKVQSGKVNDTDSRKGLVGAGLAVRVREAFLAQARRDPARWIILENNDQPLRVLEQRLVEAVVARLEGREQPVQRLVPAPTPPPPGVASVDDVEERFFHAVDGLEAREPQLAAWLLNGIPGLPAHQRRVAYAERLPGLVARSLTGLDDDTAWTLRDVLSASVPVDVAEGLGFVTSPRSHALRQRLYAQAPAAVLEGLKRQDSPEAWALRERGMKDGHLSAVLLGLAGVDGEESWVVREAGMQRKLYSEVARSLGGLATERADALREALIPHDRLAVLKSTTGLETPVAVGLREQLEKGALKLVLRSLTGVDTPRAWAMRERGAQLTKEALDSVDGMDSPRAWKLRASAARRWPATVVSSMKGLPLVAETRALLDRILEEQAGKMPVLRNAYAVVAQARALEQAQRPVRSLVETLGVDAGRQEA
- a CDS encoding toxin-antitoxin system YwqK family antitoxin, with translation MRLTYDVTTWEAEQAFFQGKPFTGALFEERASGLLCSETFYVDGLRQGPDRTWHESGLLAEEVFYWRNCWHGTSRAWLADGTMIEDRVYLYGLCVVERRWSHSGLLKTDRRASPDDPAVVATLARRTADGDWPLIEW
- a CDS encoding pentapeptide repeat-containing protein, translated to MDGIVASLVARDWKWVDIVRSMPGADLVPYGLDMRGVRIVGKNLSGVDLTGVWLDHAVLDGTLIVGVRLGGGRLFAASLMGVVATAAVFHGVNARGACLEGGVFSRSDMSSIDLEGASLRGAKLDAVDLSRANLQRVDFLGADFSGANLRYSVRDWGRPDDE